A single window of Xylocopa sonorina isolate GNS202 chromosome 5, iyXylSono1_principal, whole genome shotgun sequence DNA harbors:
- the Oct-tyrr gene encoding octopamine-Tyramine receptor, translating to MNSSGESGGTMTEDYEVTGCGPQEEETGSNLPVWEAAAASLTLGFLVLATVLGNALVILSVFTYRPLRIVQNFFIVSLAVADLAVAILVMPFNVAYLLLGKWIFGIHLCKLWLTCDVLCCTASILNLCAIALDRYWAITDPINYAQKRTLKRVLATIAGVWILSGAISSPPLAGWNDWPEELEPGTPCQLTRRQGYVIYSSLGSFFIPLLLMSLVYLEIFLATRRRLRERARQSRLDAVQSTRHRETDDAEESVSSETNHNERSTPRLHAKPSLIDDEPTEVTIGGGGTVTTSSRRLAGGGGTAATTTTVYQFIEERQRISLSKERRAARTLGVIMGVFVVCWLPFFLMYVIVPFCPACCPSDRMVYFITWLGYVNSALNPLIYTIFNLDYRRAFRRLLRIR from the coding sequence ATGAACTCGAGCGGGGAGTCTGGCGGCACCATGACCGAGGACTACGAGGTAACTGGCTGCGGTCCGCAGGAGGAGGAAACAGGTTCAAACTTGCCGGTTTGGGAAGCCGCAGCCGCTTCTCTGACACTGGGCTTCCTCGTCCTGGCGACGGTGTTGGGGAACGCCCTGGTGATACTCAGCGTGTTCACCTACCGACCGCTGCGGATCGTACAGAACTTCTTCATCGTCTCGCTGGCAGTTGCGGATTTGGCTGTGGCCATACTGGTGATGCCGTTCAACGTCGCCTACCTCCTGCTGGGCAAGTGGATCTTCGGCATACACCTCTGCAAACTGTGGCTCACCTGCGACGTGCTCTGCTGCACCGCGAGCATTCTCAATCTCTGCGCTATCGCGTTGGATCGTTACTGGGCGATCACGGACCCGATAAACTACGCGCAGAAACGGACCCTGAAGAGGGTCCTGGCGACCATAGCCGGCGTCTGGATCCTGTCAGGCGCGATCAGCTCGCCGCCGTTAGCCGGCTGGAACGACTGGCCGGAGGAATTGGAGCCAGGAACACCTTGCCAGCTGACCAGAAGGCAGGGATACGTGATTTACTCCTCGCTGGGCTCGTTCTTCATCCCTCTGTTGCTGATGAGCCTGGTTTATTTGGAGATCTTCCTGGCGACCAGGAGAAGACTCAGGGAACGCGCCAGGCAAAGTAGATTAGACGCTGTCCAGTCGACCAGACATCGAGAGACGGACGACGCGGAGGAGTCTGTTAGCTCCGAGACGAACCATAACGAGAGATCGACGCCTCGATTGCACGCGAAGCCCTCGTTGATCGACGACGAGCCGACGGAGGTGACGATAGGCGGCGGTGGCACCGTGACCACGTCCTCGAGACGATTAGCAGGGGGTGGTGGTACCGCCGCGACGACCACCACGGTCTACCAGTTCATCGAGGAGCGACAGAGGATCTCGTTGTCGAAGGAGAGACGGGCCGCGAGAACGTTAGGCGTGATCATGGGCGTGTTCGTCGTCTGCTGGCTACCATTTTTCCTTATGTACGTGATCGTGCCGTTCTGCCCTGCTTGTTGCCCCTCGGATCGTATGGTCTACTTCATCACGTGGCTCGGCTACGTGAACAGCGCCTTGAACCCGCTCATCTACACGATCTTCAATCTGGACTACAGGAGAGCGTTCAGAAGGCTGCTACGTATTCGCTGA